One stretch of Azoarcus sp. KH32C DNA includes these proteins:
- a CDS encoding formylmethanofuran dehydrogenase subunit A, which produces MSTLRLRGGRIIDPANGIDGEIRDVGVRDGRIVALHPAEKVDREYDASGMVVMAGGIDMHTHIGGGKVNLARMLLPEDHRANRAPDNPLELASAGCCTPGTLATGYRYAEMGYTAAFEPAMAVSNARHAHMEMGDTPILDHGAYVMLGNDELMLRMLAEGQDFERIRDYVGWTIHATRAMGVKVVNPGGISAFKFNQRKLDVDEDHAHWRITPRRVVQTLARALHELGVPHPLHIHASNLGVPGNIGSTLATIAALEGLPAHLTHVQFHAYGTEGPRKFSSAARELAEAVNANRNVSIDVGQIIFGQTVTASGDTMRQHANADLGSPRKWIGADIECDAGCGIVPFRYREQSFVNALQWAIGLELFLLVDDPWRVVLTTDHPNGGPFTSYPHLIRLLMDKSFRDEQLAKLHPEVAAAAPLREIRRELSLYEIAIMTRAAPARLLGLADRGQLGEGAAADIAVYREDADREAMFATPEYVFKDGELVARAGRIVATPVGGTHFLEPDFDPAIERDLAKYADEHLATSRRHAAIGRDELCSCANGGRLLQCPMHGRGGNK; this is translated from the coding sequence ATGAGCACGCTGCGTCTCAGGGGCGGCCGCATCATCGACCCCGCCAACGGCATCGACGGCGAGATCCGCGACGTCGGCGTGCGCGACGGGCGCATCGTCGCGCTGCATCCGGCGGAGAAGGTCGATCGCGAGTACGACGCCTCGGGCATGGTCGTGATGGCAGGCGGCATCGACATGCATACGCACATCGGCGGCGGCAAGGTGAATCTCGCGCGCATGCTGCTGCCCGAGGACCACCGCGCAAATCGCGCGCCGGACAATCCGCTGGAGCTCGCGTCCGCCGGCTGCTGCACGCCGGGCACGCTCGCAACCGGCTACCGCTACGCGGAGATGGGCTACACGGCGGCGTTCGAGCCGGCGATGGCGGTATCGAACGCGCGTCACGCGCACATGGAGATGGGCGATACGCCGATCCTCGACCATGGCGCCTACGTGATGCTCGGCAACGACGAGCTGATGCTGCGCATGCTCGCCGAGGGCCAGGACTTCGAGCGCATCCGCGACTACGTCGGCTGGACGATCCACGCGACGCGCGCGATGGGCGTCAAGGTGGTCAATCCCGGCGGCATCTCGGCGTTCAAGTTCAACCAGAGGAAGCTCGACGTCGACGAGGACCACGCGCACTGGCGCATCACGCCGCGGCGCGTCGTGCAGACGCTCGCGCGCGCGCTGCACGAGCTCGGCGTGCCGCATCCGCTGCACATCCACGCGAGCAACCTCGGCGTGCCCGGCAACATCGGCTCGACGCTCGCGACGATCGCGGCACTCGAGGGGCTGCCGGCGCACCTGACGCACGTGCAGTTCCATGCCTACGGCACCGAAGGTCCGCGCAAGTTCTCGTCGGCGGCGCGCGAGCTCGCCGAAGCGGTGAATGCGAATCGCAACGTCAGCATCGACGTCGGCCAGATCATCTTCGGCCAGACCGTGACGGCGTCCGGCGACACGATGCGCCAGCACGCGAACGCCGATCTCGGCAGCCCGCGCAAGTGGATCGGCGCCGACATCGAGTGCGACGCCGGCTGCGGCATCGTGCCCTTCCGCTACCGCGAGCAGAGCTTCGTCAATGCGCTGCAGTGGGCGATCGGGCTGGAGCTCTTCCTGCTCGTCGACGACCCGTGGCGCGTCGTGCTGACGACCGACCACCCGAACGGCGGCCCCTTCACGAGTTATCCGCACCTGATCCGCCTGCTGATGGACAAATCCTTCCGTGACGAGCAGCTCGCGAAGCTGCACCCCGAGGTCGCCGCAGCCGCGCCGCTGCGTGAGATCCGCCGCGAACTCAGCCTCTACGAGATCGCGATCATGACGCGCGCCGCACCCGCGCGGCTGCTCGGGCTCGCCGATCGCGGCCAGCTCGGCGAAGGTGCGGCGGCCGATATCGCCGTGTATCGCGAGGACGCCGATCGCGAGGCGATGTTCGCGACGCCCGAGTACGTGTTCAAGGACGGCGAGCTCGTCGCGCGGGCGGGGCGCATCGTCGCGACGCCGGTCGGCGGCACGCACTTCCTCGAGCCGGACTTCGATCCGGCAATCGAGCGGGATCTCGCGAAGTACGCCGACGAGCACCTGGCGACGAGCCGGCGGCACGCCGCGATCGGTCGCGACGAGCTGTGCAGCTGCGCGAACGGCGGGCGCCTGCTGCAGTGTCCGATGCACGGGCGGGGGGGCAACAAATGA
- a CDS encoding HAD family phosphatase has product MRTAAARSAQSSPRVALFDLDLTLIPYDSGMAWLHFLVDRGALEAAVAERYLDGCRRYVRGELPVRLLHGIAMAPLARFSLAELDEWGKAFAATVAGTIPAAARALVASHRARGDLCALVTATNDFVAAPFARLLGIDDLLSSRAEVRDGRFTGEVEGELCHGAEKVARVEAWLAGLGVGWADLAHSTFYSDSASDLPLLARVDEAVAVRPDPRLRAEAAQRGWRIVEELGDAP; this is encoded by the coding sequence ATGAGGACGGCGGCCGCGCGATCGGCCCAATCCAGCCCGCGGGTCGCGCTGTTCGACCTCGACCTGACGCTGATCCCCTACGACAGCGGGATGGCCTGGCTGCATTTCCTCGTCGATCGCGGCGCGCTCGAAGCGGCCGTCGCCGAGCGCTACCTCGACGGCTGCCGCCGCTACGTGCGTGGCGAGCTGCCCGTGCGGCTGCTGCACGGCATCGCAATGGCGCCGCTCGCGCGCTTTTCGCTCGCCGAGCTCGACGAGTGGGGGAAGGCCTTCGCCGCGACGGTCGCCGGGACGATTCCCGCGGCCGCGCGCGCGCTCGTCGCCTCGCATCGCGCGCGCGGCGACCTCTGCGCCCTCGTCACCGCGACGAACGACTTTGTCGCCGCGCCCTTCGCGCGCCTGCTCGGCATCGACGACCTGCTGTCGAGCCGGGCCGAAGTGCGCGACGGCCGTTTCACCGGCGAGGTCGAGGGCGAACTGTGCCACGGCGCCGAAAAGGTGGCGCGCGTCGAAGCGTGGCTCGCCGGGCTCGGCGTCGGCTGGGCCGATCTCGCGCACTCGACCTTCTATTCGGATTCGGCGAGCGACCTGCCGCTGCTTGCCCGCGTCGACGAGGCAGTCGCCGTGCGGCCCGATCCGAGGTTGCGAGCCGAGGCCGCGCAGCGCGGCTGGCGCATCGTCGAGGAGCTCGGCGATGCGCCCTGA
- the folE gene encoding GTP cyclohydrolase I FolE: MPTPSIEPAALPAQSPAKLPRQPKTAKAAKDLPRPTRKEAEAAVRTLLRWAGDDPAREGLRDTPRRVVRAYEEFFAGYDVDPKALLARTFEEVEGYDEMIVLRDVRFESYCEHHMVPIIGRAHVAYLPRHRVVGISKLARLVDAYAKRLQIQEKMTVQIADTLQEVLQPKGVAVVIEAAHQCMTTRGVHKPGVAMITSRMLGAFRENATTRREFFALVGGAAAQTPTYG, from the coding sequence ATGCCGACCCCTTCCATCGAACCCGCAGCTTTGCCCGCCCAATCCCCCGCGAAACTGCCCCGACAGCCGAAGACAGCGAAAGCGGCGAAGGACTTGCCGCGCCCGACGCGCAAGGAAGCCGAGGCCGCGGTGCGCACGCTGCTGCGCTGGGCCGGCGACGATCCGGCGCGCGAAGGCCTGCGCGACACGCCGCGCCGCGTCGTGCGCGCCTACGAGGAGTTCTTCGCCGGCTATGACGTCGATCCCAAGGCGCTGCTCGCCCGCACCTTCGAGGAGGTCGAGGGCTATGACGAGATGATCGTGCTGCGCGACGTGCGTTTCGAAAGCTATTGCGAACACCACATGGTCCCGATCATCGGCCGCGCGCACGTCGCCTACTTGCCGCGCCACCGCGTCGTCGGCATCTCGAAGCTCGCGCGCCTCGTCGACGCCTACGCGAAGCGGCTGCAGATCCAGGAAAAGATGACCGTGCAGATCGCCGACACGCTGCAGGAGGTGCTGCAGCCGAAGGGCGTGGCGGTCGTCATCGAGGCGGCGCACCAGTGCATGACGACGCGCGGCGTGCACAAGCCGGGTGTCGCGATGATCACGAGCCGCATGCTCGGCGCCTTCCGCGAGAACGCGACGACGCGTCGCGAGTTCTTCGCGCTCGTCGGCGGCGCCGCGGCGCAGACGCCGACCTATGGCTGA
- a CDS encoding alanine racemase, with amino-acid sequence MRPEAVASAGRGLKDFLPALLQDWQLADGSGASVLEAFAQRHGTPLYLYSAPLIERRIAELRDELPAGLALLYALKANPHRDVVAHVAPLVDGCDVTSAAEIGIALGAGVAGHKLSVAGPGKSDEDLAAAVAADALVVIESLGEARRLAALAGGRRPRIALRINPPFGLAADARMGGGPRRFGVDSEAAPAVLAEIGRLPLAFEGFHVYAGSRCLDALAIAEAQRATLRLACELAPFAPAPVRLLNLGGGLGIPCFPGEAPLNLPALGDALRATAREAARVLPDARLALELGRYLVGEAGLYLTRVVERKESRGRVFLILDGGAHHHWHATGALEGRRHLHFPLVLIGATEDRATERVTVCGPLCAPHDTWAEDIELPAAGPGDLVAVFQSGAYGASASPQAFLGRPPSAELLTDWPARRAGTRPHPHQQLQETEHA; translated from the coding sequence ATGCGCCCTGAAGCTGTCGCGTCGGCCGGCCGTGGCTTGAAGGACTTCCTCCCCGCCTTGCTGCAAGACTGGCAGCTCGCGGACGGCTCCGGCGCGTCCGTGCTCGAAGCTTTCGCGCAACGCCACGGCACGCCGCTGTACCTGTACTCGGCGCCGCTGATCGAGCGCCGGATCGCGGAGCTGCGTGACGAGCTGCCCGCCGGCCTCGCCCTGCTGTACGCGCTGAAGGCGAACCCGCACCGTGACGTCGTCGCGCACGTCGCCCCGCTCGTCGACGGCTGCGACGTCACGTCGGCCGCGGAGATCGGCATCGCGCTCGGCGCCGGCGTCGCCGGGCACAAGCTGAGCGTCGCGGGGCCGGGCAAGAGCGACGAGGACCTCGCCGCCGCAGTCGCCGCGGACGCGCTCGTCGTCATCGAATCGCTCGGCGAGGCGCGGCGGCTCGCGGCGCTTGCCGGCGGCCGTCGCCCCCGCATCGCCTTGCGCATCAATCCCCCGTTCGGCCTCGCGGCCGATGCGCGCATGGGCGGCGGCCCGCGCCGCTTCGGCGTCGACAGCGAAGCCGCGCCCGCGGTGCTTGCCGAGATCGGGCGCCTGCCGCTCGCCTTCGAGGGCTTCCATGTCTATGCTGGCTCGCGCTGCCTCGATGCGCTCGCGATCGCCGAAGCGCAGCGCGCAACCTTGCGCCTCGCCTGCGAGCTCGCGCCCTTCGCGCCCGCGCCCGTACGCCTGCTGAATCTCGGCGGCGGGCTCGGCATTCCCTGCTTCCCCGGCGAGGCGCCGCTCAACCTTCCGGCCCTCGGCGACGCGCTGCGGGCGACCGCCCGCGAGGCCGCGCGGGTGCTGCCCGATGCGCGCCTTGCGCTCGAACTCGGCCGTTACCTCGTCGGCGAGGCCGGCCTGTACCTGACACGCGTCGTCGAGCGCAAGGAGTCGCGCGGCCGTGTCTTCCTGATTCTGGACGGCGGCGCCCATCACCACTGGCACGCGACCGGCGCCCTCGAAGGCCGGCGCCATCTGCATTTCCCGCTCGTGCTCATCGGCGCAACCGAGGACCGCGCCACCGAACGCGTGACCGTCTGCGGACCCCTGTGCGCTCCGCACGACACTTGGGCCGAAGACATCGAACTGCCGGCCGCCGGGCCCGGCGACCTCGTCGCGGTGTTCCAGTCCGGCGCCTACGGTGCAAGCGCGAGCCCGCAAGCCTTTCTCGGCCGGCCCCCGTCCGCCGAACTTCTCACGGATTGGCCCGCCCGGCGCGCGGGCACCCGCCCCCATCCCCATCAGCAGTTGCAGGAGACAGAACATGCTTGA
- a CDS encoding formylmethanofuran dehydrogenase subunit B produces MTAKTASPTSDAPTGRPWTCPFCPLSCDGFSLADAPRPTLVDSDCPRATAALSHFAAVLASATARIDGRAADHRSAVAAAAAILAASRQPLFAGLATDVAGMRALYRLANGCGAILDHANGDALMHSTRALQDRGVFYTTLAEIRNRADLVVCLGTNASDHYPEFFRRTAPAADAPERHVVFVGANADTAAPGLGGVTVEEIGLAGNVFDTVALLAARLAGRRMASSDPALDALVARMLGARYTVVVWESGSLPAHGALVAETIQRIVNTLNRTTRAAAFCLGGGDGGYTANQVTTWLSGLPLRTGVHKRGLVHEPQRYATAQLLAHRAVDAVLWVSAFTPELAPPATDLPLVVLGHPGLEAATRANTVFIPVSTPGIGSAGHLFRADGGVVLPLAPIYEDTLPGVADVAGDIASRLAASEGGAR; encoded by the coding sequence TTTCGCTGGCGGACGCGCCGCGGCCAACGCTGGTCGATAGCGACTGCCCGCGTGCGACGGCTGCTCTGTCCCACTTCGCCGCCGTGCTTGCGTCTGCGACGGCGCGGATCGACGGACGCGCCGCCGACCACCGGAGCGCCGTCGCTGCCGCCGCCGCGATCCTCGCCGCGAGTCGTCAGCCACTCTTCGCGGGGCTCGCGACCGACGTCGCGGGGATGCGCGCGCTGTACCGGCTGGCGAACGGCTGCGGTGCGATCCTCGACCACGCGAACGGCGACGCGCTGATGCATTCGACGCGCGCGCTGCAGGACCGCGGCGTGTTCTATACGACGCTCGCCGAGATCCGCAACCGCGCCGACCTCGTCGTCTGCCTCGGCACGAACGCGAGCGATCACTATCCGGAGTTCTTTCGCCGCACGGCGCCAGCCGCGGATGCGCCCGAGCGTCACGTCGTGTTCGTCGGCGCGAATGCGGATACCGCAGCGCCGGGGCTCGGAGGCGTCACGGTGGAGGAGATCGGCCTCGCCGGCAACGTCTTCGACACCGTCGCGCTCCTCGCCGCACGGCTCGCCGGCCGTCGCATGGCGTCCAGCGATCCCGCGCTCGACGCGCTCGTCGCCCGCATGCTGGGCGCGCGCTACACGGTCGTCGTGTGGGAATCGGGGAGCCTCCCGGCACATGGCGCGCTCGTCGCCGAAACGATCCAGCGCATCGTGAATACCTTGAACCGCACGACGCGTGCGGCGGCGTTCTGCCTTGGCGGCGGCGATGGCGGCTACACGGCGAACCAGGTCACGACCTGGCTCTCGGGCCTGCCGCTGCGGACCGGCGTGCACAAACGCGGGCTCGTGCATGAGCCGCAGCGCTACGCGACGGCGCAGCTCCTCGCGCACCGGGCCGTCGATGCGGTGCTGTGGGTGTCGGCGTTCACGCCCGAACTCGCGCCGCCGGCCACCGACTTGCCGCTCGTGGTGCTCGGCCACCCGGGACTCGAAGCCGCGACGCGGGCGAATACCGTCTTCATCCCGGTGTCGACGCCGGGCATCGGCTCGGCCGGACATCTCTTCCGCGCCGACGGCGGCGTCGTGCTGCCGCTTGCGCCGATCTACGAGGACACACTGCCCGGCGTGGCCGACGTTGCCGGGGACATTGCATCCCGTCTGGCCGCGAGCGAAGGAGGTGCGCGATGA
- the fae gene encoding formaldehyde-activating enzyme, protein MSDYTFHAGEATVLAAEGQYTDAMPEILIGRTDGPVGQAFANMMAQSKGHTAMFAIRACNQLVRPATMMVPKVTLKDSANIELFGGVVQSATADAIVDCLIEGVIPREEANRLCIISLVWIDPRCATHAELDKKDMYRTNYEATKLAIRRALANEPSVDELIANRHTIRHDMDDWS, encoded by the coding sequence ATGAGCGACTACACCTTTCACGCCGGCGAAGCGACCGTGCTGGCGGCCGAAGGCCAATACACCGACGCGATGCCGGAGATCCTGATCGGCCGCACCGACGGCCCGGTCGGCCAGGCCTTTGCGAACATGATGGCGCAGAGCAAGGGCCACACCGCGATGTTCGCGATCCGCGCGTGCAACCAGCTGGTGCGCCCGGCGACGATGATGGTGCCGAAGGTCACGCTGAAGGACAGCGCGAACATCGAGCTCTTCGGCGGCGTCGTGCAGTCGGCGACCGCGGACGCCATCGTCGATTGCCTGATCGAAGGCGTGATCCCGCGCGAAGAGGCGAACCGCCTGTGCATCATCAGCCTGGTGTGGATCGATCCGCGCTGCGCGACGCATGCGGAGCTCGACAAGAAGGACATGTATCGGACGAACTATGAGGCGACGAAGCTCGCGATCCGCCGCGCGCTCGCCAACGAGCCGAGCGTCGACGAGCTGATCGCCAACCGTCACACGATCCGCCACGACATGGACGACTGGAGCTGA
- the fhcD gene encoding formylmethanofuran--tetrahydromethanopterin N-formyltransferase — MSAATVVQINGITIDDTFAEAFPMKATRLVITAHNATWANHAAVALTGFATSVIACGCEAGIERVLGSDETPDGRPGVSVLLFSMSGKELAKQIERRVGQCVLTCPTTAVYAGLDDGEPVALGKNLRFFGDGWQISKMIDGRRYWRVPVMDGEFVAEETTPVVKAVGGGNLLILARDTEAALGAAEIAVAAMRALPNVILPFPGGVVRSGSKIGSKYASLPASSNDAFCPALTPLAKRTELAAEPGSEIGCVMEIVIDGLTDGDVAAAMRVGIETIVARGAAAGVRRISAGNYGGKLGPYLYRLHALLGGEVQ, encoded by the coding sequence ATGAGCGCCGCGACGGTCGTGCAAATCAACGGCATCACCATCGACGACACCTTCGCCGAAGCCTTCCCGATGAAGGCGACGCGCCTCGTCATCACCGCGCACAACGCGACCTGGGCGAACCACGCGGCGGTCGCGCTGACCGGCTTCGCGACCTCGGTGATCGCCTGCGGCTGCGAAGCGGGGATCGAGCGCGTGCTCGGTTCGGACGAGACGCCGGACGGCCGGCCGGGCGTGTCGGTGCTGCTGTTTTCGATGTCCGGCAAGGAGCTCGCGAAGCAGATCGAGCGGCGCGTCGGCCAGTGCGTGCTGACCTGCCCGACGACGGCGGTCTATGCGGGCCTCGACGACGGCGAGCCGGTCGCGCTCGGCAAGAACCTGCGCTTCTTCGGCGACGGCTGGCAGATCTCGAAGATGATCGACGGCCGACGCTACTGGCGCGTGCCGGTGATGGACGGGGAGTTCGTCGCCGAGGAGACGACGCCGGTCGTGAAGGCGGTCGGTGGCGGCAACCTGCTGATCCTCGCGCGCGACACCGAAGCGGCGCTCGGCGCGGCCGAAATCGCGGTCGCGGCGATGCGGGCGCTGCCCAACGTGATCCTGCCTTTTCCCGGCGGCGTCGTGCGCTCGGGTTCGAAGATCGGCAGCAAATACGCTTCGCTGCCGGCCTCCAGCAACGATGCGTTCTGCCCGGCACTGACGCCGCTCGCAAAGCGGACCGAACTCGCGGCCGAGCCGGGCAGCGAGATCGGCTGCGTGATGGAAATCGTCATCGATGGCCTGACCGACGGCGACGTCGCGGCGGCGATGCGCGTCGGCATCGAAACGATCGTCGCGCGGGGGGCGGCGGCCGGCGTGCGGCGCATCTCGGCCGGCAACTACGGCGGCAAGCTCGGGCCCTACCTGTACCGGCTGCACGCGTTGCTCGGGGGGGAAGTCCAGTGA
- a CDS encoding formylmethanofuran dehydrogenase subunit C encodes MSANSSSAFRLRLRAQPALRLDLAGLTPVALAGATPSDVARKMLWHGNDEVPLGEFFAVEALASDSAELVFEGDLSRCDGVGRGLDGGCIRIEGDVGDYLGAGMSAGEIVVAGSAGMLAACEMAGGRLEIAGDVGDYAASALPGDMDGMRGGLLVVRGNAGARFGDRMRRGTALVFGDAGDFLASRLVAGTIAVAGEVGAHCGYGMRRGTLIFAGPQPEPPPAFVPTGHDVQVIWTLLARNLAAHGGPFAALAATHPRRFVGDLAADGKGEWLLPA; translated from the coding sequence GTGAGCGCAAATTCAAGCTCCGCATTCCGTCTGCGGCTGCGCGCGCAACCCGCGCTGCGGCTCGATCTCGCCGGACTCACGCCCGTCGCATTGGCGGGCGCCACGCCCTCCGACGTCGCGCGCAAGATGCTGTGGCACGGCAACGATGAGGTGCCGCTCGGCGAGTTCTTCGCCGTCGAAGCGCTGGCCAGCGACAGCGCTGAATTGGTCTTCGAAGGCGACCTGTCGCGCTGCGACGGCGTCGGCCGCGGGCTAGACGGGGGGTGCATCCGCATCGAGGGCGATGTCGGCGACTACCTCGGTGCCGGCATGTCGGCGGGCGAGATCGTCGTGGCCGGCAGCGCCGGGATGCTCGCTGCGTGCGAGATGGCGGGCGGGCGGCTGGAGATCGCGGGCGACGTGGGCGACTACGCCGCGAGCGCGCTGCCCGGCGACATGGACGGCATGCGCGGCGGGCTCCTCGTTGTGCGCGGCAACGCCGGCGCGCGCTTCGGCGACCGCATGCGGCGCGGTACGGCGCTGGTGTTCGGCGACGCAGGCGACTTCCTCGCCTCAAGGCTCGTCGCCGGCACGATCGCCGTCGCGGGCGAGGTCGGCGCGCACTGCGGCTACGGCATGCGTCGGGGCACGCTGATCTTCGCCGGCCCGCAGCCCGAGCCGCCGCCGGCCTTCGTCCCGACCGGTCACGACGTGCAGGTCATCTGGACGCTGCTCGCCCGCAACCTCGCGGCACACGGCGGTCCGTTCGCCGCCCTCGCGGCCACCCATCCGCGCCGTTTCGTCGGCGACCTCGCCGCGGACGGCAAGGGCGAATGGCTGCTGCCGGCCTGA